Proteins found in one Kluyveromyces marxianus DMKU3-1042 DNA, complete genome, chromosome 2 genomic segment:
- the RAD9 gene encoding chromatin-binding protein RAD9 codes for MTSEGSGSIAGSTPKPNSKAIRNNDGIHLSKVAQILGNERAGVIFDDDSGVEDTPEGDRDVEIRRRDDIRSKNDILKRFQGAYDMDLSVELPSDLSETEGIKLNKNENTDTYHLEMLDTPLKSKMSIRTLRNEGHNRNPENIKLDNDGNNNDDNEEEGDASVHSELPTNKTEDKLIETFVSTPKDTQNNMNMNFNVSMNTQSVTQNSKEMMVPATNSDRITQTQNIPTSIPDEKATQLIKTQANDYEVSESLLKLDDQSQLQETSVLHTSPINFASFHQSLIASNGIFPAKDAASELVQSPINANYRYPNHIKSTNTLQSTVVSEPEDQSQSQHQLQSQSESHTPSHSKAFNQGSQEGRLSSSEMQFKLTYYAKPTSQPLNNNDDNSFAGEVSHSVENFAHDGDHEGSRSIEQSYNEFTRLDTEQEYEQTQELPEVLDQADNNKIKQSFESEEPLNPSRKRKENIIILDDDFEDSSTPFKIPRFQSTFKELRNSDPELLTSKDISCNNAVWYYFSDCNYYPGKVVSQKENEPGFCTVQFETRQNDVKIEDIYYLDLRCGEKLHWKMNEYEVVALECRNPNDSDVIRCIRGYDTVHLKRILRNGKLSKDTIVDSIGSVYITTEEWAKRAKIKLDDDGKKFGPLAELRRSARSRSARNSLSPIKKVSESCNNSTTEIYRDTFHDTTILHQIDSNRGTIFEKCLFVLSGLSDEDRKRTSYLIELQAGYVVNVGFEKLLVYDETSHRLKWQDSWLENYEFVCLVSGGFSRSPKYLEALALGFPVLHWRFIEQCLAKGQISVKLITQNLLPSGESNRFTSSVGKGVIKSSNIFQFLTNFNNSLTLKDQLDISTVSMEHYAVIVLGNSYMDFFIDFIFKCFKVSYWEYISTSRTKNSNEKLDSSVLDDLLNFREANSSKTKIIFINETSLQISKEWENAVSKSLDDKGVSDMIIEDKEWLVQTIINEEP; via the coding sequence ATGACCAGCGAAGGGAGCGGTAGTATTGCTGGAAGCACTCCCAAGCcaaattcaaaagcaaTTAGGAATAATGATGGTATCCATCTAAGCAAAGTTGCGCAGATATTGGGGAATGAAAGAGCAGGCGTtatttttgatgatgattcgGGAGTTGAAGATACTCCTGAGGGAGATCGTGATGTAGAAATAAGGCGACGCGATGATATACGTTCAAAGaatgatatattgaaaCGATTTCAAGGCGCTTATGATATGGATCTCAGTGTGGAACTTCCGTCTGACCTTAGCGAAACAGAGGGAATAAAGCTCAACAAGAATGAAAATACGGATACCTACCATTTGGAAATGCTGGATACCCCATTGAAGAGTAAAATGTCTATACGAACGTTAAGAAATGAAGGCCACAATAGAAATCCTGAAAACATTAAATTAGATAATGatggtaataataatgatgacaaTGAGGAGGAGGGTGATGCTAGCGTACACAGCGAGTTGCCTACCAATAAAACGGAGGATAAATTGATTGAGACATTTGTGTCTACACCAAAGGATACCCAGAATAATATGAACATGAATTTTAATGTAAGTATGAATACACAATCAGTGACTCAAAATTCAAAGGAAATGATGGTGCCTGCCACCAATTCAGACCGTATTACACAGACCCAGAATATACCAACTTCTATACCAGACGAAAAGGCAACACAATTAATAAAAACTCAGGCCAATGACTACGAGGTCTCCGAAAGCTTATTGAAGTTGGATGACCAAAGTCAGTTGCAAGAGACTTCTGTATTGCATACGTCTCCAATAAACTTTGCTTCATTTCACCAGAGTTTAATAGCTTCGAATGGAATTTTTCCAGCAAAGGATGCAGCAAGTGAGTTAGTTCAATCGCCAATCAATGCTAACTATCGATATCCAAACCATATAAAGAGTACTAATACCCTTCAGTCAACGGTGGTAAGTGAACCTGAAGACCAATCACAGTCACAGCATCAGCTGCAGTCGCAGTCTGAATCACATACACCTTCACATTCAAAGGCATTTAACCAAGGAAGTCAGGAGGGCCGGTTATCTTCTAGCGAAATGCAATTCAAACTAACATATTATGCAAAGCCTACCAGTCAGCCATTAaacaataatgatgataatagtTTTGCGGGGGAGGTTTCTCATTCAGTAGAGAACTTCGCTCATGATGGAGATCATGAAGGAAGTAGGTCAATAGAACAGTCTTACAATGAATTTACCAGGCTTGATACAGAACAGGAATACGAACAGACGCAGGAATTACCGGAAGTTCTGGATCAAGctgataataataaaataaaacagtCGTTTGAATCAGAAGAACCACTGAATCCTtcaaggaaaaggaaagagaatattataatactcgatgatgattttgaagaCAGTAGTACACCTTTCAAAATACCGAGGTTTCAATCAACATTTAAAGAACTACGGAATTCAGACCCTGAATTATTGACTTCAAAAGATATTTCTTGTAATAATGCTGTTTGGTACTACTTTAGCGACTGTAACTACTATCCTGGCAAAGTAGTTTCacaaaaggaaaacgaGCCTGGCTTCTGTACGGTCCAATTTGAAACACGTCAAAACGATGTCAAAATTGAGGATATATACTACTTGGATCTACGGTGCGGGGAGAAGCTTCATTGGAAAATGAACGAATATGAAGTTGTAGCTCTAGAGTGCAGAAATCCCAATGACTCTGATGTGATTCGTTGTATTCGAGGCTATGATACAGTTCATTTAAAGAGGATACTGAGGAATGGGAAACTCAGCAAGGATACTATAGTGGATAGTATAGGATCAGTTTATATAACGACTGAAGAGTGGGCAAAGCGAgcaaaaataaaattggACGATGATGGTAAGAAATTCGGACCGTTAGCAGAATTAAGGAGATCTGCTCGTAGTAGATCTGCAAGAAATTCTCTTTCACcaataaaaaaagtatcCGAAAGTTGTAATAATTCAACTACGGAAATTTATAGGGATACATTTCATGACACTacaattcttcatcaaattgACAGTAACAGAGGAACTATATTTGAGAAATGTTTATTTGTATTAAGTGGTTTGAGTGACGAAGATAGAAAAAGGACATCTTACTTGATCGAGTTGCAGGCGGGATATGTTGTTAACGTAGGATTTGAGAAATTATTGGTATATGATGAGACAAGTCACAGATTGAAATGGCAAGACTCCTGGCTTGAGAATTATGAATTTGTCTGCTTAGTCTCAGGCGGATTCTCGAGAAGCCCTAAGTATCTAGAGGCATTAGCACTGGGGTTTCCCGTTCTTCATTGGAGATTTATTGAGCAATGCTTAGCAAAAGGCCAAATATCCGTCAAGCTAATAACGCAAAATTTACTACCTAGCGGTGAGAGTAACAGGTTTACTTCCTCCGTTGGTAAAGGCGTTATAAAATCAAGCAACATATTTCAGTTTTTAACtaacttcaacaacagcttAACTCTAAAAGACCAGCTCGACATTTCCACGGTCTCTATGGAGCATTATGCTGTTATAGTGTTGGGAAATTCGTACATGGATTTCTTTATAGactttattttcaaatgttTCAAGGTGAGCTATTGGGAATACATATCGACATCCCGCACAAAGAATAGCAATGAGAAACTAGATAGCTCAGTTCTCGATGATTTACTAAACTTTAGAGAGGCAAACTCaagtaaaacaaaaatcatATTTATAAACGAAACATCGTTACAAATTTCTAAAGAATGGGAAAATGCTGTGTCGAAATCCTTAGATGATAAAGGTGTGTCTGATATGATTATAGAAGATAAAGAGTGGTTAGTACAAACGATCATTAATGAAGAGCCATAA
- the COX16 gene encoding Cox16p, giving the protein MSFSGKKFRSRREQLAYEASIAGRYQKNMNRNPFLWFGLPFCSLIVLGSFWLSEFTAVRYDQQDKKVQELQEEDVVKMRSNKREFDIKEEYYRLQGLGEQDWEPKRIPRFKGESENVW; this is encoded by the coding sequence ATGAGTTTTTCAGGTAAGAAGTTTAGATCCAGAAGAGAGCAGTTGGCATATGAGGCGTCGATCGCCGGAAGGTAccaaaagaatatgaacCGGAATCCGTTTCTCTGGTTCGGTTTGCCCTTCTGTTCTTTGATCGTGCTAGGATCTTTTTGGCTTTCTGAGTTTACAGCAGTCAGATACGATCAACAGGATAAGAAGGTGCAGGAACTACAGGAGGAAGATGTTGTTAAGATGAGGAGCAATAAGAGAGAGTTTGACATAAAGGAGGAGTATTATAGGCTTCAAGGGCTTGGTGAACAGGATTGGGAGCCAAAGAGAATTCCCAGGTTCAAGGGTGAATCGGAAAATGTGTGGTGA
- the ADR1 gene encoding DNA-binding transcription factor ADR1 yields MQTACSSMSSDIHDIREIHGTESMGTGGGRSSRRRKSSQLPLRGSFNSGSNTNGGGVESGIVLPPNNTNKKFETLPEHLQLNGVTPSGKPRLFVCKVCTRAFARQEHLTRHERSHTKEKPYVCGICERRFTRRDLLIRHCQKLHGGNCGEYIRRTSRKVRKEAKNAGQAQGQGQTETETLVGTSSEGKRVRKRSTRADSSASSAAMTRSLKTAVAAESRVAAASGSGSGSGNTDTVADIKPGTGECSPGTTEEKNPSRLFSDTSAQLPKKNTVSNMHRRVSFSAQSGGNYAILPDSDAFAKEKPERVDFSTPQMLPLDFLDPMSQLEEPTGFNLLDRNNWINDFNNDILLGTDDLQGSSSNPRSNSYSEASPASNANSNSNSNTRNSSWEIQGDTLKINSLFSFPMSQSDSNRSNTDWKTLAATLKPEIEGVSAMDSTESGAPRNSADEITNTLHNFQLKLDENGTNGGVDFDMNLNQINANGTENGTSKNSISPDFNMVVLGSSVNPNAIHRNGISTHNGIPTESPPLRTNSNIDNELKLLHPADFTPSNDILDHDSTIKGSVAFNPNDNLFNETRNKRDDSNYNLKANANNSTNNNDNNNDINNNNNNNSNDNNNDDTNPKKSKMSLPSSNVSKERQILYPNEDSDDKSHIDPIQLQAVLDPGYTFYDIQYPQPCNISKASPKERDAEINFFNDEMRRYCEDALLHYSSICGPDYKPCTLSCSNDELNTYLRLYIKRFHPHHPFIHPSIWTQDQQVYRSYVYEQNASNISSSVDNLIHYTNIICLPLFAATIGSLFKNTSSRSASKTKELYEIARRILHVYLDRRKNLKQTDMNTPLNSNLWLIQSLTLSVMYSIFAEHDSSNVNKSDQILKQIGAVCSLLRNYFLPILRKKPPHLSSEAEIIIWESKLRTTLTNYNLCQFLQVFHRVSSSNFIKNQELQTIMIPNDEARWVSLSFNWEDTTINSDHLYHLSFLQFFQSFQFSDLGYHTIPEVLVNAMLFFEYSTKLSGNNMTVFINKIDTKKLEKNLPQIEQNAITSDCLIGDAINLKNSLICLRLFDKLDPHFFKVISKYGLTDHIFENCLSPIHANILSKNSDSLIIDLLVSVNVSIKNIASLFYFTNESGYYQEIKFNYSKTSMYQVQGYFYNFLCILKFILDFEATPNFKVLSIFAELRKIIEQLMIPKLINNYPTEFAKFPDIMSIFEGPSPQNAAPNHTFNLEHLEKLIESVLAQSFNDYNYLKMPVGSVNALNEFDFHSSSETSAPKPSKSSINLMRHHETCKQNGARVKQGFYERYHLSDKLLQVAKCSFLLIYESHVHCSQLSNFIDILNTIQSKFDDQRKMTNILTNSVNQAYGHDTVPQGQMSSYSLANMLNLPNSNTPPGDYYFNPNSL; encoded by the coding sequence ATGCAGACTGCATGCTCTAGTATGAGTAGCGATATCCATGATATCCGTGAGATACATGGGACGGAGTCCATGGGGACTGGAGGAGGAAGGAGTAGTAGGAGAAGAAAGTCGTCTCAACTGCCACTTCGTGGCAGTTTCAACAGTGGGAGTAATACGAATGGTGGAGGAGTTGAGTCAGGTATTGTTCTGCCTCCGAATAATACGAATAAGAAATTTGAGACGTTGCCTGAGCATTTACAGTTGAACGGTGTTACGCCCAGTGGGAAGCCACggttgtttgtttgtaaGGTTTGCACGCGGGCGTTTGCTAGACAGGAGCATTTGACGAGACATGAGAGGTCGCACACGAAGGAGAAACCTTATGTGTGTGGTATTTGTGAGAGGAGGTTTACGAGACGGGATTTGCTAATCAGGCATTGCCAGAAGTTGCATGGGGGTAACTGCGGGGAGTATATTCGCAGGACGTCGAGGAAAGTGCGGAAGGAAGCCAAGAACGCGGGCCAGGCGCAGGGACAGGGCCAAACAGAGACGGAAACTCTTGTTGGAACCTCATCTGAAGGCAAACGGGTGAGAAAACGGTCCACTAGGGCGGACTCTTCTGCTAGTAGCGCAGCTATGACCAGGTCTTTGAAAACAGCGGTAGCCGCCGAGTCACGTGTAGCAGCTGCATCAGGATCAGGATCAGGATCAGGTAATACCGATACTGTAGCTGATATAAAACCAGGGACCGGGGAATGTTCCCCAGGTACAACTGAGGAAAAGAACCCCAGCCGCCTCTTCTCTGACACCAGCGCTCAGTtacccaagaagaatacagTATCGAACATGCATAGAAGAGTGTCGTTTTCTGCACAATCGGGAGGCAACTACGCTATCTTGCCCGATTCAGACGCCTTTGCCAAGGAAAAGCCAGAGCGCGTCGATTTTTCTACCCCACAGATGTTGCCACTAGACTTTCTCGATCCCATGTCACAACTGGAGGAACCCACAGGCTTTAACCTTCTCGACAGGAACAACTGGATAAACGACTTTAATAACGACATACTTTTAGGAACAGACGACCTGCAAGGAAGTAGTTCGAACCCGCGTTCGAATTCGTATTCGGAAGCCTCACCGGCGTCGAACGCGAACTCGAACTCGAACTCGAACACTAGGAACTCTTCTTGGGAAATTCAAGGTGACacattgaaaataaacTCATTGTTCTCCTTTCCAATGTCACAGAGCGACTCCAATCGCTCCAACACCGACTGGAAGACTTTAGCCGCAACATTGAAACCGGAGATCGAAGGTGTTTCCGCTATGGATTCCACGGAATCTGGCGCACCTAGAAACTCTGCAGATGAAATAACAAACACTTTGCACAACTTTCAATTGAAGCTAGACGAAAACGGAACCAACGGTGGTGTGGACTTTGATATGAATCTCAACCAGATAAATGCGAATGGAACTGAAAATGGTACTAGCAAAAACTCTATCAGCCCAGATTTTAACATGGTGGTTCTAGGCAGCAGCGTCAACCCTAATGCCATTCATAGAAATGGAATCTCCACACACAACGGAATACCGACGGAATCACCTCCACTTCGCACCAACTCTAATATTGATAATGAGCTGAAGTTACTGCACCCAGCGGATTTCACCCCATCTAACGATATTTTAGATCACGACTCCACAATCAAAGGTAGTGTCGCTTTCAACCCTAATGACAACTTATTTAacgaaacaagaaacaaaagagacGACAGTAATTATAATTTAAAAGCTAATGCTAATAACAGCACCAATAATAATgacaacaacaatgatattaataataataataataataatagtaatgacaacaataatgatgatactAACCCGAAGAAGAGTAAAATGTCACTACCCTCATCTAATGTTTCCAAAGAGCGTCAAATTTTGTATCCTAATGAAGACAGTGACGATAAGTCCCACATAGACCCTATTCAATTACAAGCTGTATTGGATCCAGGATACACTTTTTATGACATTCAATATCCACAACCATGCAACATTTCTAAGGCCTCTCCAAAGGAGCGGGATGCAGAAataaacttcttcaacgatgagatgagaagATATTGTGAAGATGCTTTATTGCATTATTCCAGTATTTGTGGACCAGATTACAAACCTTGTACTTTATCGTGCTCTAATGACGAGCTAAACACGTACTTGAGACTTTACATCAAACGGTTCCATCCACATCACCCATTTATCCATCCTTCCATTTGGACTCAGGATCAACAAGTTTACAGATCATACGTGTACGAGCAAAATGCGTCCAATATCTCATCATCGGTGGACAATTTAATTCATTACACCAACATCATCTGCCTACCATTGTTCGCTGCAACCATTGGATCTCTATTTAAGAACACTTCATCTCGTTCAGCAAGTAAGACGAAAGAACTATATGAAATtgcaagaagaatattGCATGTTTATTTAGATCGCAGAAAGAACCTAAAACAAACCGACATGAACACTCCACTGAATTCTAACTTGTGGTTAATTCAATCACTTACATTGTCAGTAATGTATTCCATTTTTGCAGAACACGATAGTTCAAATGTGAATAAGTCTGATCAAATATTAAAACAGATTGGCGCAGTGTGCTCGTTACTCAGGAATTATTTCTTGCCAATATTGCGGAAGAAACCTCCTCATTTATCGTCCGAAGCTGAAATAATAATTTGGGAATCGAAGTTACGGACTACATTAACAAATTATAACTTGTGCCAATTCTTGCAAGTTTTCCATAGGGTTTCGTCTTCTAATTTCATTAAAAACCAAGAGCTTCAAACAATAATGATTCCAAATGACGAGGCTAGGTGGGTAAGCCTCTCATTTAATTGGGAGGACACAACAATAAATTCAGATCATTTATACCATTTGAGTTTCCtacaattcttccaaagcttCCAATTCAGTGATTTAGGATATCATACTATCCCAGAGGTCTTAGTTAATGCAATGCTATTTTTCGAATACTCAACAAAATTATCAGGAAATAACATGACAGTTTTCATTAACAAAATTGATACTAAGAAGTTAGAGAAGAATCTCCCACAGATTGAGCAGAATGCAATAACTTCCGATTGTTTGATCGGCGATGCTAttaatttgaaaaattcacTAATTTGCTTAAGGCTCTTTGATAAATTGGACCCCCATTTCTTTAAAGTAATATCGAAATATGGGTTAACAGATCACATCTTTGAAAATTGTTTATCGCCTATACATGCAAACATTCTCTCTAAGAACTCAGACTCTTTAATCATTGACTTACTAGTGTCTGTGAATGTATCAATTAAAAACATTGCATCGCTTTTCTATTTCACAAATGAGTCTGGATATTATCAGGAAATCAAGTTTAATTATTCTAAAACTTCGATGTACCAAGTCCAGGGCTACTTTTACAATTTCCTTTGTATATTGAAGTTTATCCTTGATTTCGAAGCGACACCAAATTTCAAAGTGTTGAGTATCTTTGCAGAGCTAAGAAAAATCATCGAACAATTGATGATACCGAAATTGATAAATAACTATCCAACTGAATTCGCAAAATTTCCTGACATTATGTCAATTTTTGAAGGCCCTTCCCCACAGAATGCTGCTCCAAATCATACTTTCAACTTAGAACATTTGGAGAAATTAATAGAATCGGTTTTGGCACAGTCTTTCAATGATTATAACTATCTAAAAATGCCGGTAGGATCCGTAAACGCATTGAACGAGTTTGATTTCCACTCTTCTTCCGAAACATCTGCTCCTAAACCAAGTAAGTCATCAATTAATCTAATGAGGCATCATGAAACTTGTAAACAAAATGGCGCCAGAGTAAAACAAGGATTCTATGAGCGGTATCACCTATCAGATAAATTACTACAGGTTGCTAAATgttctttccttttgatCTACGAATCTCATGTTCACTGTTCGCAGCTCTCAAActttattgatattttaaACACTATCCAGTCTAAATTTGATGACCAACGCAAAATGACAAACATTCTTACCAATAGTGTTAACCAAGCATATGGTCATGACACTGTTCCACAAGGCCAAATGAGTAGCTATTCTTTGGCAAATATGCTAAATTTGCCAAACTCGAACACACCGCCTGGTGATTACTACTTCAACCCCAATTCACTTTGA
- the ORC3 gene encoding origin recognition complex subunit 3 — protein sequence MDLGEFAESQKQSFVYTPKFRKDGIDKFDHGSSPVPFVKLFEGKESDESVLSRWMLYNKLHADFHATVDDILASIDKEVVSSISNTIQELIEPASTRAKSYAQTKQFKTLILLGSDVDTNIELPEDTPDYYNVFVDLEPKDAPNVRLLLKRVIFKMLEAMELKLQEQANASGTDDTGIEYDEDVARSLRLYDMLVFEMFQPTFKRKLNLIINFKETETFFMNVFQEFIDLMKSTLNIDGMQVCFIFNLATNVEKFENNLDQSTVRAISSEVRTVDLSNTKGYKYSNMIFQSFLDCVDRKLNLSPKFVKFILDKMDNNTNQNLQLLLKILDYSLMAYFFNNPYSIFIDVANISFLDSKYLDRLTKCQTFLDFVENMVNSKADAEDILSLLSNENNALEEFFVDFLVAENPINDKLHQIIDILENKLHIYDYNLIDLYYHMLNNRLIDYLEKWESCKEYKDEFDFENIQIVFQELFTLDNNNGLLSQGLFPFFRTNLEDNLLNCERVLPRTKAIQMMSNSKIEFTDLEVKLNELITPIISQVFALYREASFFINVYDFFTAFKESLPKAEIYELLKTALASEEVQTSVKSKSQKILEQLSEEEFMDRLALVWFIKGLTECQYLGILKTQRYKTYEVVEKIIWRGI from the coding sequence ATGGATCTCGGCGAATTTGCAGAATCGCAAAAGCAGAGCTTTGTATATACTCCAAAATTTCGTAAGGACGGTATTGACAAATTCGATCATGGATCATCGCCAGTACCATTTGTGAAGTTGTTCGAGGGCAAAGAATCGGACGAGAGTGTTCTATCCCGATGGATGCTATATAACAAACTTCATGCAGATTTCCATGCTACTGTCGACGATATTCTTGCATCTATTGACAAGGAAGTGGTATCCAGCATTTCGAACACGATTCAAGAACTCATTGAGCCGGCTTCAACAAGGGCAAAATCATATGCCCAGACCAAACAATTCAAGACGTTGATTCTACTGGGTTCCGACGTGGACACTAATATCGAGCTTCCAGAGGATACACCAGACTATTACAATGTTTTCGTTGACCTGGAGCCAAAGGATGCACCCAATGTACGATTGTTGCTAAAAAGAGTGATCTTCAAAATGTTAGAAGCTATGGAATTAAAATTACAAGAGCAAGCCAATGCCAGTGGAACAGATGATACCGGGATCGAATATGATGAGGATGTGGCAAGGAGTTTGAGGTTATACGATATGCTGGTGTTTGAGATGTTCCAACCTACGTTCAAACGGAAGCTGAACTTgatcatcaatttcaaagaaacagaaacgTTCTTCATGAACGTTTTCCAGGAATTCATCGACCTAATGAAATCTACGCTCAATATTGACGGTATGCAAGTGTGTTTCATATTTAACTTGGCTACTAATGTTGAGAAATTCGAGAACAATTTGGATCAATCCACCGTCAGAGCTATAAGCTCCGAGGTAAGAACTGTGGACTTATCGAATACAAAGGGTTATAAATACTCTAACATGATATTTCAGTCTTTTTTGGATTGTGTTGACCGGAAACTGAATTTGTCACCGAAGTTTGTGAAATTTATTCTAGACAAAATGGATAATAACACCAACCAGAATCTACAATTGCTACTTAAAATATTAGACTATTCTCTCATGGCatacttcttcaataacCCCTACTCAATTTTCATCGACGTTGcaaatatttcttttctagACTCCAAGTACTTGGATAGGTTGACTAAATGCCAAACTTTCCTAGACTTTGTTGAGAATATGGTCAATTCTAAAGCCGATGCAGAAGATATTTTATCTCTATTGAGCAATGAGAACAATGCCTTAGAGGAGTTTTTCGTAGATTTCCTGGTGGCAGAAAACCCCATCAACGATAAACTCCATCAAATCATTGACATCTTAGAAAACAAATTACATATTTATGATTACAACCTAATTGACTTATATTACCACATGTTGAATAATAGGTTGATTGATTACTTGGAGAAGTGGGAAAGCTGTAAAGAGTACAAAGACGAATTCgactttgaaaatattcaaattgtATTCCAAGAACTTTTCACTCTGGATAATAATAACGGTTTGTTATCTCAGGGGCTCTTTCCATTCTTTAGAACTAATTTGGAAGATAATCTATTGAACTGTGAGAGAGTATTGCCAAGAACTAAAGCTATACAAATGATGAGCAACTCCAAAATTGAGTTTACTGATTTGGAAGTTAAACTTAACGAATTAATAACCCCTATTATATCTCAAGTGTTTGCTCTTTATCGTGAAGCAAGTTTCTTTATCAATGTGTATGACTTCTTCACAGCTTTTAAAGAATCTCTGCCAAAGGCTGAAATCTATGAACTCTTGAAAACTGCGCTTGCTTCAGAAGAAGTACAAACATCTGTCAAATCCAAGtctcaaaaaatattagaACAACtaagtgaagaagaatttatGGATAGACTTGCCTTGGTTTGGTTCATTAAAGGGCTAACAGAATGCCAATATCTAGGTATACTAAAGACACAAAGGTATAAGACATATGAGGTTGTTGAGAAGATTATTTGGAGAGGTATAtga